The Aedes albopictus strain Foshan chromosome 2, AalbF5, whole genome shotgun sequence region cgtttaccgcctcggctatatggacctcaacatatataattCCTTAAAACACCCGCTTCAGAGTTTGCtctagaattttctttgaaattttcgaaagaggatcctccagaaagttctctaaaaatatgtccagaaaagaacttccatggatttcttcaaaatagatACAACTTTCCTTagcccacagcatggtgcgatttaaGATTACTTTCAGTCAGTGATTCaggcgggaattctttcagagattattgCTGGGGTTCatacagcgatttcttcagaatttcctctagatattccttatgtattaccccagaaatttattcggcattTCCTATAGGGAAaactttaaaaattgctccatggatcctttaattatttttcaaaaatattttcaaaaaaaaagtttctggatattctttaagaaatatctgaaaagtttTTTTCTGGGGTTCTTTGCAAAGATTCAGCCAAAAGTGCTAGCTTAGATTTCTACTGGtatttacttcaggatttctttcaaatttttccGCTATTATTTTTgtcctatacaaaaatatgatctcaagagatttcttcaaaattttatggATTTCGTCAGGACTTTCAgcagaaaaattcttaaaaagttctttcatagagtttttcagaaattaaaaaaaatacaggaatccttttggaaaatcttcttaGCGTTGTTGGGAAGTTTGACGAATTTGTTGagcttttttcagtgattccttcaaaaatttctgcaaatacttagtttttcagaaatttctctcgcagtttcatcagaaatatctcttggGAGTTCTTTGGAGATCCATGCAGAACTAGTATAGATTCGTTTCTTACAGAACATTCTAAAAGCTCTCCCAAAAATGCACACAAGTTACtgtagaattttttaagaaatccctgaaggaatttcttaaaagtccctggaggattgttcaaggaattccttaaaaaactcctggagatacttttggaaactccgagaagaaattcttggaaaagttttggaggaattcttttaagatgatttccgaagcaatttctgaggTTCTTTCTGTGAGAGGAACTTTGCAAGTAATTCTAaaggaaaaaatgcttgaaaaatttctatcAAGACTCATGGAAAACCCGTagcgtaatttctgaagaaatctctttaaacatatctgcagaaattgcagacaaagattctggtgtaattttgaaagaaatcccacaacaaatttccaaggattccttgtaAGAACTGCACGAGATACCTCTGTATGAATTCTTAGAAAATGTCTTCGGAAAGATTACACCGtgcccaataagttctcatacaaaatacaaatttagacattttaattttatttcacatctgttattcatattttcaaagtgaatgcatgtattgaagggccacataatactgattcactaaagcatacggtttagaataacgatattttctgtttgtttttagaagcctagtagtacacttccgttttctgagttccgtttgctccggcacgcaagaaaaatgttcgaaaagtttttcattctacggtagctaaatagagtccataaggttatattttgagtttttatccccagtattgtaccaaatggatatacgaAGGTTAAATTTTAgtaattttagtgatgatatgataAGAAATttccaagtaagctcaacttgggctgatttccttgaaaatgaccgttatattagagataaacatcataaaacgtaaattttgaacaaaatttaccacaataggaacacaagcatgttttagaagtgagaataatgtgaatcaacaagataatatGCAGTCATGCTTCTTTAatacaacaaatttcattaaaacaggtaaatggactattttgtttaatttacgttttattttgtacaacataaaacggcttcgtacttcaccaatacagaatgttatatttttttctcttctggccatagttgctactagcaatggtgaggacaggaacctaatttgtttcaacctaAAACCTTTACCTGTTAAAATGAGACggaataccaatgaaatggcgtgcgtgccagctgaaatcgacttacgacacataagcgatcagcagagaaggataaaggacaattaattccaaaacatatgctgtatttgatcaacgttagttggcctttcaataaataatcttactttgaaaatcctaattacagatgagaaatgaattcaatttgattttgtatgagaacttattggacacggtgtagattctttagagaatcactgaagaaatgatGAGAAataactttttgaaggaatctttgaaatagtaCCTAGAAGAACTGGAGTACCCACTGCCGGTATTCatataaatattcttgaaaataCATTCATGAAAAATGCTAATGGATAGATTCTGGAAATGTCTGCAGCAgacactttgaaaaaaaatcttaaaaaatctgcgaagGAAGATCGGAACAAATCCTAAGCAATGCCTGAGGAACTAtgagagaaacccctggaggaacttccaggtaAATCCCATGTGTATTTTTAGAGGGATTTCCCTAGAAAATCCTTGAATCAGTaaagtaatacctgaaggaatctcttgaaaaactcAAGTTAGGGAAGTCCATGGACAGGAATGCGTTTTGAAGTGATACTAAGAGGAATGATTAGATGACTTCTAGCTAAAATTATTCTAAGAGATTCTGCAAGACGCTTCATTTTGTAGACATTCGAGAAAAATCACAGAAGTGGTTTCCCggagaattttcttaaaattaaaaaaaaatctagctcaACTCATTAAAGGAATGACGGCAAGAATGTCGATAATTACAGACATATTTAGTGAAATTATAATGTATGGAGGGGTTCTCCTGACATAatacttaaccgttatgtgtccgacaaatttttgcttttttctacaccgtgcttttcaaatgggcgctgggtacacgggtaccctgtcggccacataagggttaattagCCGTGATAAATAATGAAGTCATTTCATTGGGGAGTGCTGAAATTTGAAAATCGTGAGTATCCTGCTCTGGGTTCACCATCACAGCACTAAATCTTAGTCCTGCATAAAttctaagcaatccctggaggaatactttgaggaacctctggagaaatgacAACGATAATTTCTGAAAgtgtttttggagaattttctgattcccaaaggaaaactctggaggaatttatgaaagaatctccgaatctgtGTAGAAAATTTATCCAAGTATTGCATCTTTTGACGAAATCTTCAAAGATGTTACTGAAAAAACTCATTAATAAATTCTTAGTataacttcttgaaaaaaaaatctaggtaaattcctggaaatattcctgaaggaaattctgataatatttctagatgaatttcttcagcaatggtTAAAGAATAACATGAAGAAATACATGCAAGAACTTCTGCaggcatctttgaaggaatttcctaaagattctctgaaggaattccaagcggaatttctaaaaaaaaaccgtggatcagtttcaagataaatcttttgagaaatgtcTTGACAAACTTTTTAAAAAAGCCCCAAGgaaaactcttttaagaattcaagaaagaatctatggagaaatctctggaaatgtataaaataaatacaTTGAATGAACGCCGTCGAAAGGGGTTCCGAAAAATGTTgatgaatcccaaaagaaaccagCGGTGTTCCTGGATGTAATCGTGAAGAAAATttaagaattcttggggaaatatttagaagaattgttgctgaactcataaaaggaatttctgcaagaatgcacCTTCTACGATAAAtacctactgaaaaaaaaaacttgaaattaaaACTTATTGAGTGAGTTCCCCgaaaaaatcttaaatattgaagtcATTTTTATGCGGGCGTACCAGTATCTGGAGCGCTATAATTTgctaaccttgagtaaccagctctgattttatcatGACACCACTGATCCAACCCTCCAATATGCATTCCTGATTCACCTCACTAAATCAAACCCAATAATCGGCTATAGTCGTAAGTGTCAGAAGCATATGTTTCTACATAAATTCTCttaaaaatctatcaaatttattACACTACATACAAATGGACGGTCTCGTCCCCGCCGAAGAGCCGCCTCTGTTGGTTTTATTGTGTTTCATTTTTATTACAATACTCAACGATGTTTCACAGATGGAAATAAATATCTTAAAGCTATAGGGGTGTCGGATTAGTCAGCAATGCTTTCATCAACCGAAGAAGGGGCAAATTTGATTTTCAAATTCCACGATCACTCACTTTGGGTGTACGTTGAGATGCAAAGATGATTTTCTCGTTGCGCGTGGATTAGTCGCATTTGGAACGCTCGTTATGGCTCAGCTTGAGGAGAGCCGTTTGAAGTTCTGATCGACATTGATGAAGCTGTTCGCCGATCGATAACCGAGGTTCTAACAAAATTGCTGCTGTGGTGAATGTTGTTGTCGCCGTGGTCTTTGGAGTGGTCGTTGAAGTGGTGGAGGATCTCGTGGTTGTAGGGGTCGTTGTGGTTCTGGTGGTAGCCGGAGCAGTCTCCGTTGTGGCTGTCGTGTCTGTCACTTCCGGTATTACTCTTTTGGACAGGGTGACGTGAGTTCGTGTAGTTTCAGGATTCTCGGTAACAAGACTGAGTTTTGATTCCTGACCGGTGGTTGTGAGCGATACTGAGCCAATATCGATGGTTCTAAGGGACGTTGATTTTGTCGGTTTCGCAGAAATACTGAATTTTGTTCGTTCGAGAGGACCGTACTCAGCTGCTGGCTTTGGAACAGGAAGATAGGAGGTACCAGGGAAGGTCGATGCTCGTGGATCAAGTTGCCCAGCCGACGATGCCGATGTAAGTTTCTCCTGCCGTGAAGAAGCGTCGACATATTCTGGTTCGGGAGTTCCGTATTCCAGGTAGATTGACGGTTGCCTAATATCGAATTCATTGGCTTTGAACGGATTGTTCAAGCTGGAATCGCTGCAAGTGTTAGAATACTGTTCTAGCAACCGTAAACAGGATTCGTTTTTCGGTTTCTGAACGTACGCATACAATCCAGAGGCATCGTACGGCGGATTACGGAAGGGTTCGTGACCACCCTCGTAGTTGCCGTATCCGCCGTCGTATGGAACATGCACATGGATGTAGCGACCTCGATCGCCATCGTCGTAGTGAACGTAGCGATAGCGATCCAAATCTTCTACGTAGTCACCTGGAAGAATATCAAAGGCTGTTAGCAAAGGGCATATGGAGTGGTTTGATAATTAATGATTTCCCGTGTGTCCATGTGTGTTCCAATTTATCTGAATTAGTTTAGATTTATTGATACTGCCCCAACCAGGAAGCGGATTTTAGGTATCGAAGACGATGCAGCCAGATTTATGGCTAGTGTGGAATACCTTCAAAGGTtatgtttttattttgaatttaaaataataaaataaaaataagcaACGCAAGAAACTCGATTTGTATACCTACGGAGCGCCAATCGGTGTGCGGGTGATTCGGCCAATTGTGGTGCATTATGTGTGTGCCAGTAGTGTGCAAACTTAAACTATCGGTCAGAGCTACCTTACCTCCATTTGTGTGCACGTATTTGCCGTGGTTTCCGTTGCCATACTTCTGTTTGTTATATTTCCCATCGTGCGCTGCTCGGGCTGCTGTTTCCACTATGATGTCCAATGTGAAGAATGCGATCTAAAATATAAAACGAATAGGTGATTAGTTATTCTTTGAAGAAACCGATAGGTTCATATTTCAGAAACCGTTCACCTGCTGAGAGCAAAATTGGGCTTAAGTGCACCAATCTTATAAGTTCCGGCATATTATTCTTAGTAGTTTGAAAATATATGATTTATTTCAGAATTTAAGTGTTGATTATTTTATCATCGAAAAAGCCATGAAGCCATAAGAGTTGCATTCCTGCTTTGTAAACTGGTGGTTATGGATTTAATTTCCAGTACTGAAATCAACAACTCCGTAGtaattagcgaaaaagccgtaaccaacaaaatgtacacaatttgagtaattgcaggagtgaaaagaagctagatttgtcttctaaatgctcacaaagtttccttgatatcacttttctaactattgaatatcactgattgagtgaaaggcgtaatcccattctaatccaaacgaacaaaaacaagaattacgcttctactcctttgttttgtttggtgttttgtttacgaaagtgaaaggcgaaactgaaatcaacacgtaaacacggcgatagtagaaggTGAAACTGAAAtaaaaacgtaaacacggcgaaagcaaatggcaaaattctgtcaaaatcataaacaaggcgaatagtaaaaggcgattctgaaaatgatatcgattcgaggcgcatagtattgggcgaaattagcattctcaggtatcaattcaggcgtaattaaataaatgcaattttcagtgcaaaaaccctaattaatccacctagcggtgatggcgcctttctcgtgccttcgaaaacacatttcaacacaactcaagtgacatgttgatgaatatcgcactttcatacgtttaacagaaatccatttcatagcATCatagatcatatcgtttatctggtttttgatttttgagccgcaatcttgaagTTTGAAtcgccatttaggattaaagtccggcagctttaaaattctggtagctatttttggactccagacttcttccctatgccagatacacccatattgaatggttttagagcccaaaactccattaaatagccgccattttgaatattgagacgccttcttggatattctggtagctatttttgatctccggttgtcttccccatacaaaatatactcatattgaacggtcttagagcctaaaccttcattaatcagctgccatcttgaagtttataccaccatcttgaattttgagacgctatcttggatatttttgtcaccatcttggatattttagtcGTCATTTTCGGACTCCAGATTTCGTCCCAATagcagatatacccatattgcaaacTCCATCAAACCCATTGcaaaactccatcaaacagaaGTCATTTCgagttttgagctgccatcttggattttagaccaccatctttgaTACTCTCTTTGTCATTTTTGGAGCCCAgatttatttttcatataaaatttacccatattgtatggtgtcaggctgccatcttgaattttggaccgaaatcatggaatttctggtctccagtgtttatTTTCGCATTgaattcgtaaaccatgctaaatagtacaaaaatcgtcgcagtttgatgtgtccgcATGATGGGGCTTTGTTTAGTTTAATATACgttcagttccaccggtgctggtccgaatcagtgatatggccataactccggaacgcctcgacctattcggtatgcggtaaaattccggttcgattcgagctataatccgaaaaatccaccaatgggaagtgccttaaaatgaGTGAAATACACACATACTTAGCGTGGTTcacaaaatcgtttttgctccacaccgcttattcgattcctaaccagattatatgccttctcacaaaatttgagctcatttggttgaaaattgagactgcacaagcccgtcaaagttcgtatgggaattactatgggaaaacgacttttttcattcaatcaaccgcagcatttccccaagtgccctaatgggctagtcgacccttggtaatactaggctactctatcagctacaactttgccgaagaccgcattcaaatcggacgcctcattaattagttaccgatttttatccagaatcgaattctttactcatgatggttaaactattcggtgggcatcactgcattctgcagtggaacatagtagccatgatttcagtgtgctatctttggcgccatatgcagcaatgttgcctgctgggaagctggaggatcatagctaaagtttgcccagttggatacaaatcgataactaattaat contains the following coding sequences:
- the LOC109420713 gene encoding integumentary mucin C.1-like isoform X4; the protein is MKLAVATPLIAFFTLDIIVETAARAAHDGKYNKQKYGNGNHGKYVHTNGGDYVEDLDRYRYVHYDDGDRGRYIHVHVPYDGGYGNYEGGHEPFRNPPYDASGLYADSSLNNPFKANEFDIRQPSIYLEYGTPEPEYVDASSRQEKLTSASSAGQLDPRASTFPGTSYLPVPKPAAEYGPLERTKFSISAKPTKSTSLRTIDIGSVSLTTTGQESKLSLVTENPETTRTHVTLSKRVIPEVTDTTATTETAPATTRTTTTPTTTRSSTTSTTTPKTTATTTFTTAAILLEPRLSIGEQLHQCRSELQTALLKLSHNERSKCD
- the LOC109420713 gene encoding uncharacterized protein LOC109420713 isoform X2, with amino-acid sequence MKLAVATPLIAFFTLDIIVETAARAAHDGKYNKQKYGNGNHGKYVHTNGGKVALTDSLSLHTTGTHIMHHNWPNHPHTDWRSVGDYVEDLDRYRYVHYDDGDRGRYIHVHVPYDGGYGNYEGGHEPFRNPPYDASGLYADSSLNNPFKANEFDIRQPSIYLEYGTPEPEYVDASSRQEKLTSASSAGQLDPRASTFPGTSYLPVPKPAAEYGPLERTKFSISAKPTKSTSLRTIDIGSVSLTTTGQESKLSLVTENPETTRTHVTLSKRVIPEVTDTTATTETAPATTRTTTTPTTTRSSTTSTTTPKTTATTTFTTAAILLEPRLSIGEQLHQCRSELQTALLKLSHNERSKCD
- the LOC109420713 gene encoding mucin-2-like isoform X3, translating into MKLAVATPLIAFFTLDIIVETAARAAHDGKYNKQKYGNGNHGKYVHTNGGDYVEDLDRYRYVHYDDGDRGRYIHVHVPYDGGYGNYEGGHEPFRNPPYDASGLYAYVQKPKNESCLRLLEQYSNTCSDSSLNNPFKANEFDIRQPSIYLEYGTPEPEYVDASSRQEKLTSASSAGQLDPRASTFPGTSYLPVPKPAAEYGPLERTKFSISAKPTKSTSLRTIDIGSVSLTTTGQESKLSLVTENPETTRTHVTLSKRVIPEVTDTTATTETAPATTRTTTTPTTTRSSTTSTTTPKTTATTTFTTAAILLEPRLSIGEQLHQCRSELQTALLKLSHNERSKCD
- the LOC109420713 gene encoding location of vulva defective 1-like isoform X1; this translates as MKLAVATPLIAFFTLDIIVETAARAAHDGKYNKQKYGNGNHGKYVHTNGGKVALTDSLSLHTTGTHIMHHNWPNHPHTDWRSVGDYVEDLDRYRYVHYDDGDRGRYIHVHVPYDGGYGNYEGGHEPFRNPPYDASGLYAYVQKPKNESCLRLLEQYSNTCSDSSLNNPFKANEFDIRQPSIYLEYGTPEPEYVDASSRQEKLTSASSAGQLDPRASTFPGTSYLPVPKPAAEYGPLERTKFSISAKPTKSTSLRTIDIGSVSLTTTGQESKLSLVTENPETTRTHVTLSKRVIPEVTDTTATTETAPATTRTTTTPTTTRSSTTSTTTPKTTATTTFTTAAILLEPRLSIGEQLHQCRSELQTALLKLSHNERSKCD